The Vibrio metoecus sequence TTTACCACCGACTTGTAGCGCGACCATGTTGACCAGCTCACCCGCTTTGACTTTGCTGGTTAAATCGTTGGTTACGCCAGCGATCAAGCCCACTTTGCCATCCGCCACGTTACCTAGCATGATGATGCCGCTACCTAGTTGATTTTTCAGATCGTCCACCATGCCACGCAGTGCTTTGTTGTCAGCGCCATTCAACCCTGCAACCAACACATTCACACCCGCGATCTGCTTAACTTGATTGATTAGTCCTGCGCTCTCTTTAGCGGCCAGTTTATCTTTCAGTTGCTGAATTTCTTTCTCTAGCAATTTGGCTTTAGCGGCCATCTCAACAATTTTTGCGTCATGCTGCTCTTGCTGCGCTTCGATATAATCAAGCGCACCTTCGCCAGTCACCGCTTCAATACGACGAATACCCGCAGCAATACCACCTTCAGAGATGATCTTAAACAGACCAATATCACCCGTGTTGCTCGCGTGGATACCACCACACAGCTCAGTTGAGAAATCGCCCATTGAGAGCACACGAACTTGGTCGTCATATTTCTCACCAAACAGCGCCATCGCACCTTTCGCTTTCGCTTCATCAATATTCATGATGTTGGTTTCGATACTGTGGTTACGACGAATTTCTTGGTTCACTAAGCGTTCTACTTCTTTAATCTCTGCAGCGGTCATCGCTTCCAGATGTGAGAAGTCAAAACGCAGTGTTTCGGCACGCACTAGAGAGCCTTTCTGCGCCACGTGTTCTCCTAGCACTTTACGGAGTGCTGCATGCAGCAAGTGAGTCGCCGAGTGGTTCAGTGAAATTGCCGCACGGCGCTGTTCATCGACGATGGCATCCACCTGATCGCCTTTGGCTAACACACCTTGTGCCAAAACACCGTGATGCGCAATTGCGTTACCCAACTTGTGCGTATCTTCCACATGGAAGATTCCCGCTTCTGTTTTCAGCACGCCAGTATCGCCACATTGGCCACCAGACTCAGCGTAGAATGGCGTGTTGTCCAATACGATGATGGCTTTATCACCGGCTGACAGTGCAGATACTTCTGCGCCCTCAACGAACATTTCGCGTACCACACTTTGGCCACGACTCGCCGTGTAACCGCAGAATTCAGTATTGGTTGCCGATTTGATCAGCGAGTTATAGTCAGTCCCAAACTGGCCCGCCTCACGAGCACGCTGGCGCTGCTCTTCCATCGCTTTTTCAAAACCGGCTTCATCAATGCTAAAACCGCGCTCACGCGCCACATCATTAGTTAAATCCGCAGGGAAGCCGTAGGTATCGTACAGTTTAAATACGGTTTCTCCGTCTAGCACCTTGCCTGACAGTTGATCCAGTGCATCATTCAGAATGCTCATACCGCGATCAAGAGTACGACCAAAGTTTTCTTCTTCAATGCGAAGGACTTTTTCAACCAGAGCTTGCTGCTTTTTCAGCTCAGCGCCAGCGGTACCCATCACTTCTGCCAATGGCCCCACCAACTTGTGGAAGAACGCACCTTGTGCACCGAGCTTATTGCCATGACGAACTGCACGACGAATGATACGGCGCAGCACATAACCACGACCTTCATTCGAAGGCATCACACCATCAACGATCAAAAATGCGCAAGAACGAATGTGGTCAGCCACAACACGCAGCGATTGATTAGTCAAATCTTGGTAACCAATTGCGTCTGCGGCTGCTTTGATCAGTATTTGGAATACGTCGATTTCGTAGTTGGAGTGCACGCCTTGCATGATCGCCGAGATACGCTCGATACCCATGCCCGTATCCACAGACGGCTTAGGTAGCGGCTCCATCGTGCCATCCGCATGACGGTTGAACTGCATGAAAACGTTGTTCCAAATTTCGATGAAGCGATCACCATCTTCTTCAGGTGAACCCGGAGGTCCGCCCCAAATGTGGTCACCGTGGTCATAGAAGATTTCGGTACATGGGCCGCAAGGACCAGTGTCACCCATCTGCCAGAAGTTGTCAGAATCGAACTTCTTGCCACCTTTTTTATCGCCGATACGAATAATGCGATCAGCAGGAATGCCGACTTTTTTATTCCAAATATCAAAGGCTTCATCATCGGTTTCATAAACCGTCACAAGCAAGCGCTCTTTCGGCAGTTGCAGAACGTCAGTCAGAAATTCCCATGCATACTGGATCGCATCTTCTTTGAAATAGTCACCGAAACTGAAGTTACCCAGCATTTCGAAGAAAGTGTGGTGACGTGCGGTGAAACCGACGTTTTCTAGATCGTTGTGCTTGCCGCCCGCGCGGACACAACGTTGAGCAGTCGTCGCGCGAGTGTAGGCGCGCTTTTCCAAGCCCAAGAAACAGTCTTTAAATTGGTTCATCCCTGCGTTGGTAAACAACAGGGTCGGATCGTTAGCAGGCACCAGAGAAGAACTTTCTACAATTTGGTGACCTTTGCTTTCAAAGAATGAGAGGAACGCGCGGCGCACCTCATCCGTGCTCATAAACATGCAGCTCTTCCTGAAATACTCAAGTTAGAATTTTGCGCTATTGTAAAGCAAGGATAACAGTTCGCCTAGTTTCTTCTCTTCAGCAAACTGAATGTGTGTCGAGCGGCAGCTCAGCCAAGATGCATAAAATCCAGAGCGGGATTAATAAGCGGAATGTAGAGGGTGAAAGCGATTACTCATCACTCTCACTGGCTTGAAGCGCATAACGGATTTGCTCAAAGTTGAAACCACGGTACTGTAAGTACCGAACTTGTTTGGCGTATTGCGAGCGCTCGTGGCTGATGCCGCTTTTGAATTTCTTGTGTGCGACCTCTTTCGCTAGTTCAAACCAATCTATCGTTTGCTCGGCGAGGGCTTGCTCAATCACCTCTTCCGCGACCCGCTTTTCTTTGAGTTGCTGGCGCAAACGCTGCTCACCGTAACCTTTATGAACGATTTGTCGAGCCTGACTGGCTGCGTAACGGGCATCACTCAAATACCCTAGCTCTAAAACGTACTTCACAACCTCATCAATCACTTCAGCAGGATGACCTTTGAGGGCTAATTTTTGGTGTAACTCATATTCGCTATGATCGCGGCGACTCAGTAGCTGCAAGGCACTTTGTCGGCAAGTAGCTAAGTCGAGGCTCATGGAACTCTCCTGTTAGACTAAAAGTGAGTTTGGATTCACTCACGATTTGCAGCCAAAAAGAAGCCCTGCATCGCAGGGCTTCATAAAATCGATATTTAGACGCTGAAACTCTCTGAGTTCAGCCAGTCGATTAAAACTCTTCTGGCACAGCACCAAATTCTACATCATCAGCAGCGGAAGCCGTTTCACCAGTCAGTTGCATATTTTCTGGGTTAAGCAGCATTTCACGCAGTTTTTTGTCTAGCGTCTTAGCAATCTCTGGATTTTCTTTCAGATATTTGCACGCATTCGCTTTACCTTGGCCGATTTTATCGCCGTTGTAGCTGTACCAAGCGCCTGACTTCTCAACCATTTTGTGTTTCACACCAAGATCGATTAGCTCGCCTTCGCGGTTGAAACCTTGTCCATACATAATTTGAGTGTTGGCTTCTTTAAACGGCGCCGCAATCTTGTTCTTTACTACTTTGATGCGCGTTTCGTTGCCTACCACTTCTTCGCCTTCTTTAATTGCGCCAGTACGGCGAATATCCAGACGAACAGAAGCGTAGAATTTCAGTGCGTTACCGCCAGTGGTAGTTTCTGGGTTACCAAACATCACACCAATCTTCATACGAATTTGGTTGATAAAGATACACATACAGTTGGACTGCTTGAGGTTACCCGTCAGTTTACGCATCGCTTGCGACAACATACGCGCTTGTAGCCCCATGTGGCTATCGCCCATTTCGCCTTCAATTTCCGCTTTTGGTGTCAAAGCCGCTACTGAGTCGACAACAATCACATCCACGGCACCAGAGCGAGCCAGTGCATCACAAATTTCCAGTGCTTGCTCGCCGGTATCTGGCTGAGAAACCAGTAGCTCATCGATATTCACGCCCAATTTTTTGGCATAAACCGGATCCAGTGCGTGCTCGGCATCGATAAACGCACAGGTTTTACCTTCACGTTGTGCAGCAGCAATCAGTTCCAGAGTCAGTGTCGTTTTACCCGAAGATTCAGGGCCGAAGATCTCAACGATACGTCCCATTGGTAAGCCACCAGCACCCAACGCGATATCCAGAGACAGAGAACCGGTCGAAATGGTTTCTACATCCATCGCGCGGTTGTCGCCTAAGCGCATGATGGAGCCTTTACCAAATTGCTTTTCAATTTGACCGAGGGCGGCCGCAAGTGCCTTCTGTTTATTCTCGTCCATTACTCTCTCCGGATAGTCACTCTCAGGTGATAGGTAATTGTGTCGAAATCGGGTCGACGCTGATTTGTCATGTTGGGACTCATTATACTGTTGATTTGTACAGTGTCCACCCCTGTATAGAAAAAAGTTTGGCTCAGTTAACGTTTTGAACCTGATCTGCTGCGAGATGTTCAATCAAGCTTTGCAACACATGCGCTATGGCTTGCTGACGCACTTGTTCGCGATCGCCTGCAAAATGGCAGGTTTCCACTTTGAGCCAACCTTGAACACTGGCAAAGCCGAAGCAAACGGTGCCAACTGGCTTTTCTACGCTACCGCCACCGGGGCCAGCAATGCCGCTAATCGAAGCTGCTAGCGTAGCCCTTGAATGCAAGAGCGCACCAAGCGCCATCTCTTCAACGGTCTGTTCAGAAACTGCACCAAATTGTTGTAATGTTGCTTGCCGAACACCGAGCATTTCTTGTTTGGCTTCATTACTGTAAGTCACAAAACTGCGATCAAACCATGCAGAGCTTCCGGCCACTTCAGTCACCCAATAAGCCACACCACCGCCGGTGCAAGATTCCGCCGTGGTAAGGATCTGCTGCTGCTTGGCAAGTAAGAGTCCTAGCTGTTGACTCATTAATAATGGTGTTCTCATGCTCAGTTTTCTCGTCTGTTTAGCATTAGCCCAAAAACACGCCTAGGCCTTCACTGTTTTTTGTTTATTCCATGCAATTAAAATGACCGCCGGAAGGTTCATCAGCACACCATATAATAAAGGCGTTAATGCCAATTCGGGCTGCTGAAGTTGGACAATCGCTACAAAAATTGCCGTGCCCGCGTTTTGTATCCCCACTTCAATGGCAAAGGTTTTGGTTAGTTTCGCATCACCAGACAGAAGCTTAGCGCAAACCACCCCAAGCCCCATGCCTAAGAGGCAAAGCAGCAGTACCATTAATGCGGCAACGGAAAATAGCTGTGTAAAAACGGCGGTATTCGCCGCCAGAGTCACAGCAACGGTAAAGAACAATGCCCACAACGCCGTTTTTCCGGCGAATGCCGAGAACTGGTGAAAGCGCTCACCTTTGCAGAAATGGTGTAACAACATGCCCAAAGTGACAGGCAACAGAGTCACGACCATCAGCTGTAAGATGGCGGTTTTTAAAGGAATAACCGTAGAGACATCCGTTAGCACCAGAGGTAATAGCAACGGCAGACTGAAAGGAATAATTAAGCTACTCACTGCCGTCATCGTGATCGAAAGTGCCGCATCCCCTCCCGCTAAGTGGCTAATCGCATTTGATGACGCCCCACCCGGAGCCAAGGCTAAAATCCACAATCCAACGGCCACCACTTCTGGCAAAGCGAAAGTATGGATCAGCAGATAAGCGATAAGCGGTAACCCAACTAACTGCGCGGTAAGTCCAAGGGCAATTTTGCCTGGGTATTCACTCACTCGCTTGAAGTCTGCCACTGATAAGGTAATACCGACACAAAACATCATCCAAGCGAGCGCGATAGGAAGCCCAATTGTTAACATTAATTGCGCCATACTGTCCCCCTTCAGGTTTGCTTTTTCACAACATTTGAATGTTATTGGGTAAAAACATCAGCAAAACTACCGCATTAAGAGGGAATTGCAATCTTCATAAAAACAAAGAGTGCCTTTTGGCACTCCTCTCAATCAGATTTCAAACATCAAACTACCCGGAGCCAAGAATGGCCAGCGTAGGACGCTCGGGCTACTTTGCCCTTCACTGGCAAAGAAATAGCCCACTTGCGGTGTGGCGAAGACTTGATCGCCGCGACTCAAGCGTTTTTCGCTTAAAGAACGATGTGAAAGTTTGGCTTCCCACAACTCTTGGCTTTGCCAACCGACAGGCGCTAGCTCAACGCGCACTTCTGCCCCAACAGGGTTAATGGAGACCACTACAAACGGCAATGAGGCTTGGCTGTTCTCTTTATCCGACAGCGCCAACTCATGGCTGCGCACATACAGCAAACCACTTTGACGCGTCGCGTCATTCTCTGGTGGCTGAATAAAGGCAGAGCCATTGACCCACTGGCCATTTTGCCACTCACCCGCAAACTGATTAACGTTCCCAAAGAAATCAAACACAAAGCGGCTATTGGGCTGAGCGTAAAGCTCAACCGGCGAGTCGATCTGCTCAATGCGGCCATTACTCATCACCACCACGCGATCGGAAAGCTCCAACGCTTCATCCTGATCGTGGGTCACAAACACGCTGGTAAAACCTAACTCGTCATGCAGGCTACGCAGCCAACGGCGCAGCTCTTTACGCACTTTGGCATCCAAAGCGCCAAACGGCTCATCCAACAGTAGCACTTCAGGTTGGGTTGCCAGTGCGCGAGCCAGTGCAATACGCTGTTTTTGACCACCAGAAAGCTGCTCTGGATAACGATGCGCCAAATGGCCAAGCTGTACGATTTCAAGCAGTTGCTTCACACGCTTTTGAATTTCCGCCGGATGAGGGCGCTTAGTACGCTCCATCACCTGCAAGCCAAACGCTACGTTATCGGCCACCGTCATATGACGAAACAGCGCATAGTTTTGGAACACAAAGCCGACTCGACGATCGCGCACATGCACATTCGTTACGTCACGATTTCGAAAATGAATTGTACCGGAATCCGCCCCTTCCAAACCGGCAATAATACGCAGCAAAGTGGTTTTTCCTGAACCAGATGGCCCTAACAAACCAATCATTTCACCATCTTCAATCTTGAGAGAAAGCGGGGCAAGCGCCTGAAACTGGCCAAAATGTTTAGAGATATTATCTAGACGAATGCTCATAAGGTTCCCTGCTCATTATGCTCGACCGCCTGAAGGCGTTCTTGACGCCACTCGACCAAAGCTTTCAGTAATAGTGTTAATAAGGCGATAAACGCCAGTAGCGAAGCGCTAGCAAAAGCTGCTTGCGACTGATAATCCTCGTACAGAAGCTGTACATGCAAAGGCAAGGTATTGGTTTCACCGCGAATATTTCCTGAAACGACGGCTACCGCGCCAAACTCCCCCACCGCGCGAGCATTGGTGAGGATCACGCCATAAATCAACGCCCACTTAATGTTAGGCAGAGTGACTCGGCGAAACAGTTGCCACCATGATGCGCCCAAAATCACCGCGGCTTCTTCATCCGAGCGTCCTTGCTGCTGCATAAGTGGAATTAGCTCACGCGCCACAAACGGACAGGTCACAAACACAGTCACCAGTACAATGCCCGGCCAAGCAAACATGATTTGCAGATCGCGCTCATACAACCATTCGCCCAACCAGCCACTGGTGCCATAGAGCAGCAGGTAAAGTAGCCCCGCCACCACCGGAGAAACAGCGAACGGAATATCAATCAAGGTGATCAAAAACTTGCGACCAACAAATTCAAAGCGGGTCACTAGCCAAGAGAGCAGCACACCAAACACCAGATTGATTGGCACTGTCAGTAGTGCCACCACTAGCGTTAACCCAATCGCGTGGCGCGTATCGGGGTCATTAAAGTAACTAAAATAAGCGCCAATGCCGTTAGCAAACGCTTGTTGGAAAATGCTCAGCAGTGGGATCAGCAGCAGTACGGCCACCAATAACAGAGCCAATGCGATCAAACTCCATTTCACCCACGGCTTTTCACCGACACGTAAAGGCTGAGAATGTGCCATAAACTGATTCCTATCGTCCGTGAATGCGACGCAGATAAGCGCCTTGCCAGAGGTTAATTATCAGCAGTAACAAAAGTGAAGTCAGCAGCACAACCGAGGCAATCGCACTCGCCGCTGGGAAATCAAACTCTTGCAGACGCACGAAGATCATTAGCGAGGTAATTTCGCTGATGTAAGGCATATTGCCGGCAATAAAGATCACCGCTCCGAACTCCCCTAAACTGCGCGTAAAAGACAACGCCGTTCCGACCAATAAAGCGGGTTTGAGTGAAGGGAGAATCACTTTCCAAAACACAGCAGCATCGGATGCGCCTAACGTCATGCCCGCTTCTTCTTCCTCACGGGATATTTCTTCTAACACTGGCTGAACCGTGCGCACCACAAAGGGAATACTGGTAAAAGCCATCGCCACAATAATACCGAGTGGCGTATAAGCGACCTTGATGCCTAACTCGGCAAGTACGCTACCAATCCAGCCATTGGCCGAATACAGCGTTGCCAAGGTAATCCCAGCCACCGCGGTGGGAAGCGCAAAAGGAAGATCGACCAGCGCATCAAGAATACGTTTGCCGGGAAAAGTGTAACGCACCAACACCCAAGCAAGCAGCAAACCAAACAAGCCATTAAACAGTGAAGCAATCAAGGCCGAGCCAACCGTCACCTTATAACTTGCCACCACACGAGGGTCGGCAATCACTTGCCAATACTCGCTAAAGGTCATGTTGCTGGTCTGCATAATAAGTCCAGTGGCAGGTAGCAGCAGGATCAAGCTGACAAACAGCAAAGAGACACCGAGGCTCAACGCAAAACCGGGTAAAACCCGTTGCTGGCGCGGGCGAGAGTGTGCAAGCGTTTGACCCATAAAACCTCTTTCGATACATCAGGGTGGAATTATGGTTGCCCATCCATTGGGCAACCTAGAGAAATGTCGGACAAGATTAGCGGCGCAGCAGTTGATCCAACTTTGCCCCATTGGCGAACTGGGTTTTCATCGCTTGTTCCCAACCACCGGCGATCCCTTCCACAGTCAGCAATTCAACGGCAGGAAAACGCTCAGCAAACTCAGCTTGTACCTTGGCATCGTGCACACGGTAGTTAAA is a genomic window containing:
- the recX gene encoding recombination regulator RecX; protein product: MSLDLATCRQSALQLLSRRDHSEYELHQKLALKGHPAEVIDEVVKYVLELGYLSDARYAASQARQIVHKGYGEQRLRQQLKEKRVAEEVIEQALAEQTIDWFELAKEVAHKKFKSGISHERSQYAKQVRYLQYRGFNFEQIRYALQASESDE
- the alaS gene encoding alanine--tRNA ligase, translating into MFMSTDEVRRAFLSFFESKGHQIVESSSLVPANDPTLLFTNAGMNQFKDCFLGLEKRAYTRATTAQRCVRAGGKHNDLENVGFTARHHTFFEMLGNFSFGDYFKEDAIQYAWEFLTDVLQLPKERLLVTVYETDDEAFDIWNKKVGIPADRIIRIGDKKGGKKFDSDNFWQMGDTGPCGPCTEIFYDHGDHIWGGPPGSPEEDGDRFIEIWNNVFMQFNRHADGTMEPLPKPSVDTGMGIERISAIMQGVHSNYEIDVFQILIKAAADAIGYQDLTNQSLRVVADHIRSCAFLIVDGVMPSNEGRGYVLRRIIRRAVRHGNKLGAQGAFFHKLVGPLAEVMGTAGAELKKQQALVEKVLRIEEENFGRTLDRGMSILNDALDQLSGKVLDGETVFKLYDTYGFPADLTNDVARERGFSIDEAGFEKAMEEQRQRAREAGQFGTDYNSLIKSATNTEFCGYTASRGQSVVREMFVEGAEVSALSAGDKAIIVLDNTPFYAESGGQCGDTGVLKTEAGIFHVEDTHKLGNAIAHHGVLAQGVLAKGDQVDAIVDEQRRAAISLNHSATHLLHAALRKVLGEHVAQKGSLVRAETLRFDFSHLEAMTAAEIKEVERLVNQEIRRNHSIETNIMNIDEAKAKGAMALFGEKYDDQVRVLSMGDFSTELCGGIHASNTGDIGLFKIISEGGIAAGIRRIEAVTGEGALDYIEAQQEQHDAKIVEMAAKAKLLEKEIQQLKDKLAAKESAGLINQVKQIAGVNVLVAGLNGADNKALRGMVDDLKNQLGSGIIMLGNVADGKVGLIAGVTNDLTSKVKAGELVNMVALQVGGKGGGRPDMAQAGGTDAHALPSALESVDAWIAERL
- the cysW gene encoding sulfate ABC transporter permease subunit CysW, translated to MAHSQPLRVGEKPWVKWSLIALALLLVAVLLLIPLLSIFQQAFANGIGAYFSYFNDPDTRHAIGLTLVVALLTVPINLVFGVLLSWLVTRFEFVGRKFLITLIDIPFAVSPVVAGLLYLLLYGTSGWLGEWLYERDLQIMFAWPGIVLVTVFVTCPFVARELIPLMQQQGRSDEEAAVILGASWWQLFRRVTLPNIKWALIYGVILTNARAVGEFGAVAVVSGNIRGETNTLPLHVQLLYEDYQSQAAFASASLLAFIALLTLLLKALVEWRQERLQAVEHNEQGTL
- a CDS encoding sulfate/molybdate ABC transporter ATP-binding protein yields the protein MSIRLDNISKHFGQFQALAPLSLKIEDGEMIGLLGPSGSGKTTLLRIIAGLEGADSGTIHFRNRDVTNVHVRDRRVGFVFQNYALFRHMTVADNVAFGLQVMERTKRPHPAEIQKRVKQLLEIVQLGHLAHRYPEQLSGGQKQRIALARALATQPEVLLLDEPFGALDAKVRKELRRWLRSLHDELGFTSVFVTHDQDEALELSDRVVVMSNGRIEQIDSPVELYAQPNSRFVFDFFGNVNQFAGEWQNGQWVNGSAFIQPPENDATRQSGLLYVRSHELALSDKENSQASLPFVVVSINPVGAEVRVELAPVGWQSQELWEAKLSHRSLSEKRLSRGDQVFATPQVGYFFASEGQSSPSVLRWPFLAPGSLMFEI
- the pncC gene encoding nicotinamide-nucleotide amidase, producing the protein MRTPLLMSQQLGLLLAKQQQILTTAESCTGGGVAYWVTEVAGSSAWFDRSFVTYSNEAKQEMLGVRQATLQQFGAVSEQTVEEMALGALLHSRATLAASISGIAGPGGGSVEKPVGTVCFGFASVQGWLKVETCHFAGDREQVRQQAIAHVLQSLIEHLAADQVQNVN
- the cysT gene encoding sulfate/thiosulfate ABC transporter permease CysT — translated: MGQTLAHSRPRQQRVLPGFALSLGVSLLFVSLILLLPATGLIMQTSNMTFSEYWQVIADPRVVASYKVTVGSALIASLFNGLFGLLLAWVLVRYTFPGKRILDALVDLPFALPTAVAGITLATLYSANGWIGSVLAELGIKVAYTPLGIIVAMAFTSIPFVVRTVQPVLEEISREEEEAGMTLGASDAAVFWKVILPSLKPALLVGTALSFTRSLGEFGAVIFIAGNMPYISEITSLMIFVRLQEFDFPAASAIASVVLLTSLLLLLIINLWQGAYLRRIHGR
- the recA gene encoding recombinase RecA; the encoded protein is MDENKQKALAAALGQIEKQFGKGSIMRLGDNRAMDVETISTGSLSLDIALGAGGLPMGRIVEIFGPESSGKTTLTLELIAAAQREGKTCAFIDAEHALDPVYAKKLGVNIDELLVSQPDTGEQALEICDALARSGAVDVIVVDSVAALTPKAEIEGEMGDSHMGLQARMLSQAMRKLTGNLKQSNCMCIFINQIRMKIGVMFGNPETTTGGNALKFYASVRLDIRRTGAIKEGEEVVGNETRIKVVKNKIAAPFKEANTQIMYGQGFNREGELIDLGVKHKMVEKSGAWYSYNGDKIGQGKANACKYLKENPEIAKTLDKKLREMLLNPENMQLTGETASAADDVEFGAVPEEF
- a CDS encoding bile acid:sodium symporter family protein; protein product: MAQLMLTIGLPIALAWMMFCVGITLSVADFKRVSEYPGKIALGLTAQLVGLPLIAYLLIHTFALPEVVAVGLWILALAPGGASSNAISHLAGGDAALSITMTAVSSLIIPFSLPLLLPLVLTDVSTVIPLKTAILQLMVVTLLPVTLGMLLHHFCKGERFHQFSAFAGKTALWALFFTVAVTLAANTAVFTQLFSVAALMVLLLCLLGMGLGVVCAKLLSGDAKLTKTFAIEVGIQNAGTAIFVAIVQLQQPELALTPLLYGVLMNLPAVILIAWNKQKTVKA